Proteins from a genomic interval of Clostridium sp. M62/1:
- the atpA gene encoding F0F1 ATP synthase subunit alpha, protein MSSISSEDIISILKEEIKNYDDRCREEETGTVISVGDGIARIYGMEHAMYGEIVIFDNGLKGMVQDIKEDSIGCILFGKDTGISEGSRAVRTRKKAGIPVGDAFLGRVVDALGAPIDGKGEIKEDGYRPVEQEAPGIVERKSVNRPLETGILSIDSMFPIGRGQRELIIGDRQTGKTSIATDAILNQKGKDVICIYVAVGQKASTVAKLVSTLTEHGAMDYSIVMAATASDCSPLQYIAPYSGTALAEYFMHKGKDVLIVYDDLSKHAVAYRALSLLLERSPGREAYPGDVFYLHSRLLERSSRLSDELGGGSITALPIIETQAGDVSAYIPTNVISITDGQIFLETDLFFAGQRPAVNVGLSVSRVGGAAQTKAMKKASGSIRIDLAQYREMEVFTQFSSDLDASTKEQLQYGKSLMELLKQPLGSPLSLHEQVITLCAARHKIFMDLDVKRVKPFQTELLRYFDSSYPEIGEEIENTGVLSDELEERIVSAAKQYAETQIR, encoded by the coding sequence TTGAGTTCAATCAGTTCAGAGGATATTATTTCCATACTGAAGGAAGAAATAAAAAATTATGACGACAGATGCCGTGAGGAGGAAACAGGAACCGTCATCTCCGTGGGAGACGGCATTGCCAGGATTTACGGCATGGAGCATGCCATGTACGGCGAGATCGTGATCTTCGACAACGGTCTCAAGGGTATGGTTCAGGATATTAAGGAGGACAGCATCGGATGCATCCTCTTTGGAAAGGATACAGGCATCAGCGAGGGAAGCCGGGCTGTCAGGACGAGGAAAAAGGCGGGAATCCCTGTGGGAGATGCCTTCTTAGGCCGTGTGGTGGACGCCCTGGGAGCGCCGATTGACGGAAAAGGGGAGATTAAGGAGGACGGCTACAGGCCGGTGGAGCAGGAGGCTCCCGGCATTGTAGAGAGAAAATCGGTAAACAGGCCTCTGGAGACAGGAATTCTTTCCATCGATTCCATGTTCCCTATCGGACGGGGGCAGAGGGAGCTTATCATCGGCGACCGGCAGACAGGAAAGACATCCATCGCCACGGATGCCATTTTAAACCAGAAGGGCAAGGATGTCATCTGTATCTATGTGGCAGTAGGACAGAAAGCGTCCACCGTCGCCAAGCTGGTGTCCACTCTGACGGAGCACGGAGCCATGGATTATTCCATCGTCATGGCGGCTACAGCCAGCGACTGCTCGCCGCTTCAGTATATTGCGCCTTATTCAGGCACTGCTCTGGCAGAGTATTTTATGCACAAGGGGAAGGATGTGCTGATCGTCTACGACGATCTGAGCAAGCACGCAGTGGCCTACAGGGCTCTGTCCCTTCTGCTTGAGAGATCTCCGGGGCGTGAGGCTTATCCGGGCGATGTGTTCTATCTGCACTCCAGGCTTCTGGAGCGTTCCAGCCGCCTGAGCGACGAGCTGGGAGGAGGTTCCATCACGGCCCTGCCGATTATTGAAACACAGGCCGGAGATGTTTCCGCCTATATTCCGACTAACGTGATCTCCATCACAGACGGCCAGATTTTCCTGGAAACGGATCTGTTCTTTGCGGGCCAGAGACCGGCAGTCAATGTGGGACTTTCTGTATCCCGTGTGGGCGGCGCAGCCCAGACAAAGGCCATGAAAAAGGCCTCGGGAAGCATCCGTATCGACCTGGCCCAGTACCGGGAGATGGAGGTGTTTACCCAGTTCAGCTCTGACCTGGACGCCTCCACAAAGGAGCAGCTCCAGTACGGAAAGAGCCTGATGGAGCTTTTAAAACAGCCTCTCGGAAGTCCTTTAAGCCTTCACGAGCAGGTAATCACCCTGTGTGCGGCAAGACATAAGATTTTTATGGATCTTGACGTCAAAAGAGTGAAACCCTTCCAGACAGAGCTTCTCAGATATTTTGATTCCAGCTACCCTGAGATCGGGGAGGAAATTGAGAATACGGGAGTCCTCTCTGACGAGCTGGAAGAGAGGATTGTGTCGGCGGCAAAGCAGTATGCAGAAACGCAGATCCGGTAA
- the atpH gene encoding ATP synthase F1 subunit delta, translated as MTQTAGNYAKALFELSVPEQVLLETEKLLKAESRLMEALKNPTVSLTEKERVADRIFPEETRSFIKTVCRHGHAGLLFEIFDAYRAYAKEQRGILRAVLTYVTPPTEEQLRGLSEFLKRRFGKREVEFELTEDKTLLGGFVLRAGAFEYDRSLRGSYRRLSNYLYGGERA; from the coding sequence ATGACCCAGACAGCAGGTAATTACGCGAAGGCCCTCTTTGAGCTTTCCGTGCCGGAGCAGGTGCTTTTGGAGACGGAGAAGCTGCTGAAGGCGGAGAGCCGCCTGATGGAGGCTCTCAAAAATCCGACGGTCTCTCTGACGGAAAAGGAGCGGGTGGCTGACAGGATCTTCCCGGAGGAAACCAGATCCTTTATAAAGACAGTCTGCCGCCATGGACATGCGGGACTTCTTTTTGAAATATTTGACGCCTACAGAGCCTATGCAAAGGAGCAGAGGGGAATTCTGAGGGCTGTCCTCACCTATGTGACTCCTCCAACCGAGGAGCAGCTTCGCGGCCTCTCCGAATTTCTGAAGAGGAGATTTGGAAAGAGAGAGGTGGAGTTTGAGCTTACAGAGGATAAAACGCTGCTCGGGGGCTTTGTCCTGCGGGCGGGAGCATTTGAATATGACAGAAGCCTCAGGGGAAGCTACAGGCGTCTGTCCAACTACTTGTACGGAGGTGAGAGGGCTTGA
- the atpF gene encoding F0F1 ATP synthase subunit B: MEEVLQFNVSLVYNIINLIVLCLLLKHFLIKPVLGIMDKRQAMINEKLENVKSTKEEADALKSQYEAALKDARAESGRIVEEARGRAKKEYDRIVAEADKKAAEDLLKARESLEAERVKTMEELRGRIAEVALCAARQVSGSAAGAPEDLALYDRFIEEAGECHDPDSR, translated from the coding sequence GTGGAAGAGGTGTTACAGTTTAATGTAAGCCTTGTCTACAACATCATAAACCTGATTGTCCTCTGTCTTTTGCTGAAGCACTTTTTAATTAAGCCTGTGCTGGGAATTATGGACAAGCGGCAGGCCATGATAAACGAGAAGCTGGAAAATGTGAAGAGCACGAAAGAAGAGGCCGACGCCTTAAAAAGTCAGTATGAGGCGGCTCTTAAGGATGCCAGAGCGGAATCCGGCCGGATTGTGGAGGAGGCCAGAGGCCGTGCAAAGAAGGAGTACGACCGCATCGTGGCCGAGGCTGACAAAAAGGCGGCTGAGGATCTTCTGAAGGCGAGGGAAAGCCTTGAAGCGGAGCGCGTGAAAACCATGGAAGAGCTTAGAGGAAGGATTGCGGAGGTGGCTCTCTGCGCTGCCAGACAGGTATCCGGCAGTGCTGCCGGCGCCCCTGAGGATCTGGCTCTCTACGACCGTTTTATAGAGGAAGCAGGTGAATGCCATGACCCAGACAGCAGGTAA
- the atpE gene encoding ATP synthase F0 subunit C translates to MSTLIAIGAAIAVFTGIGAGIGIGIATSKAVEAIARQPEAESKISKALLLGCALAEATAIYGFVIALVIILFLK, encoded by the coding sequence ATGTCAACATTAATCGCTATCGGAGCAGCTATCGCTGTATTTACAGGTATTGGAGCAGGAATTGGTATCGGTATCGCAACATCCAAGGCAGTGGAGGCCATCGCAAGGCAGCCGGAGGCTGAGAGCAAGATCAGCAAGGCTCTTCTTCTGGGATGTGCCCTGGCAGAGGCAACAGCTATTTACGGTTTCGTAATCGCCCTCGTAATCATTCTGTTCTTAAAATAA
- a CDS encoding F0F1 ATP synthase subunit A: MRKGGIKTEALSSALMEELNCKVVFTIPIFGGIPIYESVAVTWIIMAVLVLLSKLLVRNLSVENPGRVQLFLESSIGFLRDFFVDLVGEEGKGYVPYLISTAIFIGAANLIGIVGFVPPTKDLNMTAALAIISIAVIEYAGFHKKGAKGFLKSFAEPVAIILPINILEVFIRPVSLCMRLFGNVLGSFVVMELIKLVVPLFVPIPFSFYFDIFDGLIQAYVFVFLTALFIKESLE; this comes from the coding sequence ATGAGAAAAGGAGGGATTAAAACGGAAGCTCTTTCTAGCGCCCTGATGGAGGAGCTGAACTGTAAAGTGGTATTTACGATCCCGATTTTCGGCGGGATACCGATTTACGAATCAGTTGCAGTTACATGGATCATCATGGCAGTATTAGTGCTTCTCTCCAAGCTCCTGGTAAGAAACCTGAGTGTGGAAAACCCTGGGAGGGTTCAGCTTTTTCTGGAAAGCTCCATTGGATTTCTGAGGGATTTCTTCGTGGATTTGGTAGGAGAAGAGGGAAAAGGTTATGTTCCCTATCTGATTTCGACAGCCATCTTTATTGGCGCCGCAAACCTGATAGGAATTGTCGGTTTTGTGCCTCCGACAAAGGATCTGAACATGACAGCGGCTCTGGCAATCATCAGTATTGCCGTGATCGAGTACGCGGGATTCCACAAGAAAGGCGCAAAGGGATTTTTGAAAAGCTTCGCAGAGCCGGTGGCCATTATACTTCCCATCAATATTCTGGAGGTGTTCATCAGGCCGGTATCTCTCTGTATGCGTCTTTTCGGAAATGTGCTGGGCTCCTTCGTAGTTATGGAGCTTATCAAGCTGGTGGTGCCGCTGTTTGTGCCGATTCCGTTCAGCTTTTACTTTGACATTTTCGACGGGCTGATTCAGGCCTATGTGTTTGTGTTCCTGACAGCTCTGTTTATTAAAGAATCGTTAGAGTAG
- a CDS encoding metal ABC transporter permease — translation MSAVIEMISYPFMVRALIGGILVSLCASLLGVSLVLKRYSMIGDGLSHVSFGALSVALAMGWSPLRVSIPVVVLAAFFLLHITERGRIKSDAAIAMISASALAIGIIVTSMTTGMTTDVSSYMFGSILAMSREDVRLSALLCVVVLFLFLFCYNKVFAVTFDENFAKATGVRVRLYNVLIAVLTAVTIVLGMRMMGAMLISSLIIFPSLTSMRVFKSFHGVVVSAGILSVICFFAGMVLSYVYSTPAGASVVVVNLCFFLVFSAVQMLRQSGRR, via the coding sequence ATGAGCGCGGTGATTGAAATGATATCGTACCCCTTTATGGTGAGGGCGCTCATCGGGGGAATTCTGGTTTCCCTCTGCGCATCCCTCCTGGGAGTGAGCCTGGTGCTGAAGCGCTATTCCATGATCGGAGACGGCCTTTCCCATGTATCCTTCGGTGCCCTTTCTGTGGCTCTGGCCATGGGCTGGTCGCCTCTCAGGGTTTCCATCCCCGTGGTGGTCCTTGCCGCCTTCTTTCTTCTGCATATTACAGAGAGAGGGAGGATCAAGAGCGATGCGGCCATTGCCATGATCTCGGCCAGCGCTCTGGCTATCGGAATTATCGTCACCTCCATGACCACAGGAATGACCACGGATGTGAGCAGCTACATGTTCGGAAGCATTCTGGCCATGAGCAGGGAGGATGTGAGGCTCTCCGCTCTGCTCTGCGTGGTAGTGCTGTTTTTATTCCTGTTCTGCTACAACAAGGTGTTTGCCGTGACCTTTGATGAAAACTTCGCCAAGGCCACCGGCGTCAGGGTGAGACTCTACAATGTGCTGATCGCGGTCCTGACAGCCGTGACCATCGTGCTGGGAATGCGCATGATGGGAGCCATGCTGATTTCAAGTCTGATCATCTTCCCGTCCCTGACTTCCATGCGGGTGTTTAAGAGCTTTCACGGGGTGGTGGTCTCCGCCGGCATTCTTTCTGTGATCTGCTTTTTTGCCGGTATGGTGCTGTCCTACGTCTATTCCACGCCGGCAGGAGCCAGCGTGGTGGTGGTCAACCTCTGCTTTTTCCTTGTATTTTCGGCAGTTCAGATGCTGCGGCAGTCAGGAAGGCGGTAG
- a CDS encoding metal ABC transporter ATP-binding protein, whose product MGTLLRCEHADFGYENQDAVVDANLEVNTGDYICIVGENGSGKSTLMKGILGLLKPTSGKIVVSEELRRAGIGYLPQQTAAQKDFPATVYEVVISGCLGKRGNRPFYSRKERALAEYNMEKLGITDLKKQCYRELSGGQQQRTLIARALCATDKLLVLDEPITGLDPSAIQDFYHMIKKLNREEQVAVLMVSHDIQNIVHQANKILHLKREVLFYGSVSDYVKSRVGQGFLGGED is encoded by the coding sequence ATGGGAACATTACTAAGGTGTGAACACGCAGACTTCGGGTATGAGAACCAGGATGCTGTGGTAGATGCAAATCTGGAGGTAAATACAGGGGACTATATCTGTATTGTGGGAGAAAACGGCTCAGGAAAGAGCACCCTGATGAAGGGAATCCTGGGACTTCTGAAGCCTACTTCGGGAAAGATCGTGGTTTCCGAGGAGCTGAGGCGTGCAGGAATCGGCTACCTTCCCCAGCAGACGGCGGCCCAGAAAGATTTTCCGGCAACCGTCTATGAGGTGGTGATTTCCGGCTGCCTGGGAAAAAGAGGAAACCGCCCGTTTTATTCCAGGAAGGAGAGGGCGCTGGCTGAGTACAATATGGAAAAGCTGGGCATTACAGACCTGAAGAAACAGTGCTACCGGGAGCTCTCAGGAGGGCAGCAGCAGAGGACGTTAATTGCGAGGGCTCTGTGCGCCACAGATAAGCTCCTGGTGCTGGACGAGCCGATCACCGGTCTCGATCCGTCTGCGATTCAGGATTTTTACCATATGATAAAGAAGCTAAACAGAGAGGAGCAGGTGGCTGTTCTGATGGTATCCCACGATATTCAGAACATTGTCCATCAGGCCAACAAGATCCTTCACCTGAAGAGGGAGGTTTTGTTTTACGGCTCTGTCTCCGATTATGTGAAAAGCCGTGTAGGGCAGGGATTTCTGGGAGGTGAGGACTGA
- a CDS encoding metal ABC transporter substrate-binding protein — MIKKQIKHSGRKAARILLGAGLTALLAGCAGRTPKLPETEGTLNPQVSEEANPSASQEEPLKEEPLKVVTTVFPYYDFTRQISGGLIESGQVELELIVPAGMDSHSFEPTPADIIKIQDADLIICNGGAMEQWFERVLDSLDTQNQQVITMMDYVDTVEEEIVEGMEAEEHDHSHDHVHPAGVPKEGEEGHLYDDGHEQEIEYDEHIWTSPVNAMTLSEVIAGTLCEMDESNQEIYRENLAEYEEKLSALDQKFRDIAEHGKRRLVVFGDKFPLRYFFDEYGLEYRAAFSGCSTDTEPSAKTIAYLIDKVRELDIPAVYYLELSSHRVAEIIGEETGAEPLLFHSCHNVTRREFDSGVTYLELMEQNAVNLSKGLN, encoded by the coding sequence ATGATTAAAAAACAGATAAAGCACAGCGGCAGAAAGGCAGCCCGGATTCTTCTGGGGGCCGGTTTAACGGCGCTTCTGGCAGGCTGCGCGGGAAGAACCCCAAAACTGCCGGAAACGGAAGGCACCCTGAATCCGCAGGTTTCGGAAGAGGCGAACCCTTCCGCCTCCCAGGAGGAGCCTTTAAAAGAGGAGCCTTTAAAAGTCGTGACCACTGTATTTCCCTACTATGATTTCACGCGCCAGATTTCCGGCGGGCTTATCGAGTCGGGACAGGTGGAGCTGGAGCTGATCGTTCCGGCGGGGATGGACAGCCATTCCTTTGAGCCGACGCCTGCCGATATCATTAAAATCCAGGATGCTGACCTGATTATCTGCAACGGGGGAGCCATGGAACAGTGGTTTGAACGGGTATTGGACTCCCTCGATACGCAGAACCAGCAGGTTATCACAATGATGGACTACGTGGATACGGTGGAAGAGGAGATTGTAGAAGGGATGGAGGCGGAGGAGCACGATCACTCCCATGATCATGTCCACCCTGCAGGTGTGCCAAAGGAGGGTGAGGAAGGACACCTCTACGACGACGGCCACGAGCAGGAAATAGAGTATGATGAGCATATCTGGACATCTCCTGTAAATGCCATGACCCTCTCAGAGGTGATTGCCGGCACGCTCTGCGAGATGGACGAAAGCAATCAGGAGATTTACAGGGAGAACCTGGCAGAATATGAGGAAAAGCTCTCAGCTCTGGATCAGAAATTCAGGGATATCGCAGAGCATGGGAAAAGACGGCTGGTAGTGTTCGGGGACAAGTTTCCGCTCCGGTACTTTTTCGATGAGTATGGTCTGGAATACAGGGCCGCATTTTCCGGCTGCAGCACAGACACGGAGCCCAGTGCCAAGACGATAGCCTACCTGATCGACAAGGTAAGGGAGTTAGATATCCCGGCTGTCTATTATCTGGAGCTTTCCAGCCACAGAGTCGCTGAGATTATCGGGGAAGAAACGGGGGCGGAGCCTCTCCTGTTTCACTCCTGCCACAATGTGACAAGACGGGAATTTGACTCCGGCGTGACTTATTTGGAGTTAATGGAGCAAAATGCCGTAAATTTGAGTAAAGGATTGAATTGA
- a CDS encoding HAD family hydrolase yields MYKLCIFDLDGTLLNTLTALTYATNLTLRSFGLGEITIEDTKHMVGDGYKTQMERALCHFGHENMKYYDQSLSEYMKNFSANCMRGVKPYDGILHLLSFIRENHIKMAVFSNKPHEQAVENIETVFGKNTFDMILGQREGIAKKPSPEGALFICEKLQVKPEECLYLGDTNTDMRTGIAAGMDTVGVTWGFRDREELLAFHPRYIADHPSDVEKILKKENTEALKN; encoded by the coding sequence ATGTACAAGCTCTGTATTTTTGATTTGGATGGAACCCTGTTAAACACGCTGACGGCGCTGACCTACGCGACGAACCTTACCCTGCGCTCCTTCGGGCTGGGGGAGATTACCATAGAGGATACCAAGCACATGGTGGGCGACGGCTACAAGACCCAGATGGAGCGGGCCCTCTGCCACTTTGGCCATGAAAATATGAAGTATTACGATCAGAGCCTTTCAGAATATATGAAGAACTTTTCGGCAAACTGTATGAGAGGCGTAAAGCCCTATGACGGAATCCTGCATCTCCTTTCCTTTATCCGTGAGAACCATATTAAAATGGCGGTATTTTCCAATAAGCCCCATGAGCAGGCGGTTGAAAATATTGAAACGGTTTTCGGGAAAAATACCTTTGATATGATTCTGGGACAGAGGGAGGGAATTGCCAAGAAGCCGTCACCGGAAGGAGCTCTTTTTATCTGTGAGAAGCTCCAGGTAAAGCCAGAGGAGTGCCTGTACCTGGGGGATACCAACACAGATATGAGGACAGGGATTGCCGCCGGGATGGACACGGTGGGAGTTACCTGGGGATTCAGGGACAGGGAGGAGCTTCTGGCCTTTCACCCAAGGTATATCGCAGATCATCCGTCTGATGTGGAGAAAATTCTGAAAAAGGAAAACACAGAGGCTCTGAAGAACTGA
- a CDS encoding epoxyqueuosine reductase QueH, which yields MPKEDAVKEESIGMNGKNRNFQREMDRLIEKNEGEGIVPTLFLHSCCAPCSSYVLEYLSRYFKITVYYYNPNIYPPSEYEERTEEVKRLIRELPVKNEVSFVAGEYRPEQFYEAVRGHEEDPEGGDRCGICFELRLKEAARLAGEGGFDYFATTLTISPLKDAARLNRIGEELGAEYGVKYLASDFKKKNGYKRSTELSREYGLYRQDYCGCVFSMREREREREKQ from the coding sequence ATGCCGAAGGAAGATGCAGTAAAGGAGGAGAGCATCGGGATGAATGGAAAGAACAGGAACTTTCAGAGAGAGATGGACAGACTGATTGAGAAAAACGAAGGGGAGGGAATTGTCCCCACCCTGTTTCTTCACAGCTGCTGCGCACCGTGCAGCAGCTATGTGCTGGAGTATCTGTCCCGGTATTTTAAAATCACAGTCTACTACTACAACCCAAATATCTATCCGCCCAGTGAGTACGAGGAGCGGACAGAGGAGGTGAAGCGGCTGATCCGGGAGCTTCCTGTGAAAAATGAGGTTTCCTTTGTGGCAGGAGAGTACAGGCCTGAACAGTTCTATGAGGCAGTCCGCGGCCACGAGGAGGATCCCGAGGGCGGGGATCGCTGCGGCATCTGCTTTGAGCTGCGCCTTAAGGAGGCCGCAAGACTTGCCGGGGAGGGCGGGTTTGACTACTTTGCCACAACCCTGACCATCAGTCCTCTGAAGGATGCGGCAAGGCTCAACCGGATAGGGGAGGAGCTGGGGGCAGAGTACGGGGTGAAATATCTGGCCTCAGACTTCAAGAAGAAAAACGGTTATAAACGCTCTACCGAGCTGTCGAGGGAGTACGGTCTGTACCGCCAGGACTACTGCGGGTGCGTGTTTTCCATGAGAGAGAGGGAAAGGGAGAGGGAAAAACAGTAA
- the rpoD gene encoding RNA polymerase sigma factor RpoD: MEKEKDNFLEKLRKLVDLAKTKQNALDIAEINDFFAADNLSTEQMEQIYSYLEQNNIDVIPEVIDETSLNDELLLLDDVDDDFMKNGEEEDIDLDAIDLLEGIGTEDPVRMYLKEIGTVPLLSAEEELRLAKRKAEGDVSAKERLIEANLRLVVSIAKRYTGRGMSFLDLVQEGNLGLIKGVEKFDYTKGYKLSTYATWWIRQSVTRALADQARTIRVPVHMVETINKMSKMQRKLTLELGYEPSVAELSAALDMSEDKVMEIMQIAREPASLETPIGEEDDSNLGDFVADGNVVTPEGNVESVMLREHIDALLGDLKERERQVIVLRFGLEDGHPRTLEEVGKEFNVTRERIRQIEAKALRKLRNPVRSKRIRDFL, translated from the coding sequence GTGGAGAAAGAGAAAGACAATTTTTTAGAAAAGTTAAGAAAACTTGTCGATCTGGCAAAAACGAAGCAGAATGCTCTGGACATTGCGGAGATTAATGACTTTTTTGCCGCCGACAACCTGTCAACAGAACAGATGGAGCAGATTTACAGCTATCTGGAACAGAACAACATCGACGTGATTCCAGAAGTGATTGATGAGACTTCACTCAATGATGAACTGCTGCTTCTCGATGATGTGGACGATGACTTTATGAAAAATGGGGAAGAGGAAGACATCGATCTGGATGCCATTGACCTTTTAGAGGGAATCGGCACAGAGGATCCGGTGCGCATGTACTTAAAGGAGATCGGTACGGTTCCGCTTCTCAGCGCTGAGGAAGAACTGCGCCTTGCCAAGAGAAAGGCAGAGGGCGATGTGTCTGCGAAGGAACGCTTAATTGAGGCCAATTTAAGGCTTGTTGTCAGCATCGCGAAGCGTTATACCGGAAGAGGCATGAGCTTTCTTGACCTGGTTCAGGAGGGAAACCTGGGCCTGATCAAAGGAGTAGAAAAGTTTGACTACACAAAAGGATATAAGCTGAGTACATATGCCACCTGGTGGATCCGCCAGTCTGTGACGAGAGCGCTTGCCGATCAGGCAAGGACGATCCGAGTGCCGGTGCATATGGTTGAAACGATCAACAAGATGTCCAAGATGCAGAGGAAGCTGACTCTGGAGCTGGGCTATGAGCCATCAGTGGCTGAACTTTCAGCAGCTCTCGATATGTCGGAGGATAAGGTAATGGAGATCATGCAGATCGCCAGAGAACCGGCTTCCCTGGAAACGCCGATCGGTGAGGAGGATGACTCCAACCTGGGCGATTTCGTTGCGGACGGAAATGTGGTGACTCCTGAGGGCAACGTGGAATCCGTGATGCTCCGGGAGCATATTGATGCTCTGCTTGGCGATCTGAAGGAGAGAGAGCGCCAGGTTATCGTTCTGCGCTTCGGCCTGGAGGACGGGCATCCGAGGACGCTTGAAGAGGTGGGCAAGGAGTTCAACGTGACGAGGGAGCGTATCAGGCAGATTGAGGCCAAGGCCCTCAGAAAACTCAGAAACCCTGTGAGAAGCAAGAGGATCAGGGACTTCCTGTAG
- a CDS encoding diacylglycerol/lipid kinase family protein translates to MKKMLFIMNPRSGREKLRTRLMDILDLFVRVGYEVTVHVTQAQGDAKKKAGNSGDSVALLVCSGGDGTLNEVVSGLMTLDREKRPVIGYIPSGSTNDYAASLKISKNMMKAAEEAVNGSPFAVDIGRFGADRYFVYVAAFGAFTEVSYKTSQETKNVLGHQAYMLEAVRRIAGLKSYRLKFHWNGQTLEEEFILGMVTNTMSIGGFKSLVPPGVALNDGEFEVMLVRTPRTPKDIQSIVAYLINKEGENDCVYRFKTSRLVIESEEAVDWTLDGEYGGAVTEVCIENLREEIRVMRHEE, encoded by the coding sequence ATGAAAAAAATGCTGTTTATTATGAATCCCAGATCCGGGCGTGAGAAGCTCAGAACAAGGCTGATGGATATTCTCGATTTGTTTGTCAGAGTCGGTTATGAAGTTACGGTTCATGTAACTCAGGCTCAGGGAGATGCAAAAAAGAAGGCGGGAAACAGCGGAGACAGTGTGGCTCTTCTTGTCTGCAGCGGCGGAGATGGAACCCTCAATGAGGTTGTCTCCGGACTCATGACTCTGGACAGAGAAAAAAGGCCGGTGATAGGATACATTCCGTCAGGCTCTACTAATGACTATGCAGCCAGCCTGAAAATTTCGAAAAATATGATGAAGGCAGCCGAGGAGGCCGTGAACGGAAGCCCCTTTGCTGTGGACATAGGAAGATTCGGGGCTGACAGATATTTTGTCTATGTGGCCGCGTTTGGAGCATTTACAGAGGTTTCCTATAAAACATCCCAGGAGACAAAAAATGTGTTGGGGCATCAGGCGTATATGCTGGAGGCTGTGAGACGGATTGCGGGGCTTAAATCCTACCGCCTGAAATTTCACTGGAACGGCCAGACGCTGGAGGAGGAGTTTATTCTGGGAATGGTGACAAACACCATGAGCATCGGAGGCTTTAAAAGCCTGGTGCCCCCGGGAGTGGCCCTCAATGACGGTGAGTTTGAGGTGATGCTTGTGCGCACGCCGAGAACACCTAAGGACATTCAGAGCATTGTTGCCTACCTGATCAACAAAGAGGGGGAAAATGACTGCGTCTACAGGTTCAAGACATCGAGGCTTGTGATAGAGAGCGAGGAGGCGGTGGACTGGACTCTGGATGGAGAATACGGCGGAGCAGTGACAGAGGTCTGCATCGAAAACCTGAGGGAAGAGATAAGGGTGATGAGGCACGAAGAGTGA